Proteins from a genomic interval of Trifolium pratense cultivar HEN17-A07 linkage group LG6, ARS_RC_1.1, whole genome shotgun sequence:
- the LOC123890140 gene encoding protein lifeguard 1-like — MAALHMSPEYVEGYTYPRRAAPYATPPYPYPQTGAPYATSPYPYSQTDAPPYPYPQTGAPYAACPYPYSQTDAPPYSYPRIAVPLYLYPQTGAPYAAPPYPYPQAGAPYAASPSAYPQTDAPHAAPP, encoded by the coding sequence ATGGCAGCCTTACATATGTCTCCAGAATATGTTGAGGGTTACACATACCCCCGACGTGCTGCACCATATGCTACACCTCCTTATCCATACCCCCAAACAGGTGCACCATATGCCACGTCTCCGTATCCATACTCCCAAACTGATGCACCACCTTATCCATACCCCCAAACAGGTGCACCATATGCAGCATGTCCTTATCCATACTCCCAAACTGATGCCCCACCTTATTCATACCCCCGAATTGCTGTGCCTCTTTATCTATACCCCCAAACAGGTGCACCATATGCCGCACCACCTTATCCATACCCCCAAGCAGGTGCACCATATGCCGCGTCTCCTAGTGCATACCCCCAAACTGATGCACCACATGCTGCACCGCCTTAG